The following are encoded in a window of Panicum virgatum strain AP13 chromosome 5N, P.virgatum_v5, whole genome shotgun sequence genomic DNA:
- the LOC120674786 gene encoding uncharacterized protein LOC120674786: MPDAAPARCPPHRRIDGGEEADRRRRAMRDAAPARPPPHPYFPTPRLSSPPPAPLQYSSPTPCAPSSVRSEDERRLPAAGGGNKHIRPLRPLAKEMPTMMGSENNHFVDYCYDEMIGHGNIEDCELDELVFEFYKKEKIKQLKSKLTPAELNVIVNDKKSLGINKHEVKHGFSRVSAKYFSEVIEALIPDQRKVISDYGFGSLLMYEKCVVPTKFMLTHQIDVRTSEIVVNGKFIHFNKVSVHKVLGPPIGGDPLIVDCEAGKAFVLSKFNLTKLPPVSFFGDKIKNNESLPDDDMFICFMMVALSCFLCPDPSVYPSTKYMIAFKDLSHFQNIDWSLYIYEWLIGAVQKFCFGVGKSLRSIHTFGGCSYVHVVLYLDCLNFGTFDVTRMTPRILVWKGSMIKHYSDLDELNAYQYGKRCFRDIIDTLYCETNDVDYNASEHTSYTPSASGFRSRLECLFGRMLNTKQIDGICGIFDADCTKIPRKQQKHSEKLIFQMLNLFAEFIQNPSNKANDNTKEKFATTSVVNPLQCANVKTRCNANDASASKPTAIDAIFGVLNCPTPGFVLSTPGLITKRNLDMNDVSSAHDCHIMKKLKPLPHPKKMAGKSLLFDLDPCGNDVDTTVHVNKCRKEVCIPAAI; the protein is encoded by the exons ATGCCGGATGCGGCGCCAGCCCGTTGTCCTCCTCACCGGCGAATCGACGGAGGGGAGGAGGCTGACCGGCGGCGACGCGCCATGCGAGATGCGGCACCGGcccgtcctcctcctcacccATACTTCCCCACCCCGCGGCTCTCatcaccaccgccggcgccgctccagTACAGCTCCCCCACTCCGTGCGCCCCTTCCTCTGTCAGATCTGAG GACGAGAGGCGGCTGCCTGCTGCAGGGGGCGGCAACAAACACATCAGGCCTCTGCGCCCTCTAGCCAAGGAG ATGCCTACAATGATGGGCAGTGAGAACAACCATTTTGTTGATTATTGTTATGATGAAATGATT GGTCATGGAAATATTGAGGATTGTGAGCTTGATGAACTTGTCTTTGAGTTCTACAAGAAAGAG AAAATCAAGCAACTAAAGAGCAAGCTTACACCAGCTGAGTTGAATGTTATTGTGAATGataag AAAAGTCTTGGTATAAACAAGCATGAAGTAAAACATGGTTTCAGTCGTGTATCAGCAAAGTATTTCAGTGAAGTCATTGAGGCATTAATCCCTGATCAGAGAAAGGTGATATCTGATTATGGCtttggtagtttactcatgtatgAGAAATGTGTGGTTCCAACAAAATTTATGCTCACTCATCAAATTGATGTCCGCACATCTGAGATAGTTGTGAATGGTAAATTCATACATTTCAACAAGGTGTCAGTCCACAAAGTGCTTGGCCCTCctattggtggtgatcctttgatTGTTGATTGTGAGGCTGGCAAAGCTTTTGTTTTATCCAAGTTCAATCTGACCAAGCTACCACCTGTCAGTTTTTTTGGTGACAAGATAAAGAACAATGAATCATTGCCTGATGATGATATGTTTATTTGTTTCATGATGGTTGCCTTATCATGCTTCCTCTGCCCCGATCCTAGCGTGTATCCAAGCACCAAATATATGATTGCATTCAAGGATTTAAGTCATTTCCAAAATATTGATTGGTCGTTATACATATATGAATGGTTGATTGGAGCAGTTCAAAAATTCTGCTTTGGTGTTGGGAAGTCTTTGAGATCTATCCATACTTTTGGTGGATGCTCATATGTCCATGTT GTCTTATATCTAGACTGCCTCAATTTTGGTACTTTTGATGTCACTCGAATGACTCCAAGAATCTTGGTATGGAAAGGTTCAATGATCAAGCATTATTCTGATTTAGATGAGTTAAATGCGTACCAATATGGCAAAAGATGTTTTCGGGATATTATTGATACTTTGTATTGTGAG ACAAATGATGTTGATTATAATGCTTCTGAGCACACTTCGTACACCCCATCGGCTTCTGGTTTCAGATCAAGACTTGAGTGTTTGTTTGGTAGAATGTTGAATACAAAG CAAATTGATGGAATTTGTGGTATATTTGATGCTGATTGTACTAAGATCCCAAGGAAGCAACAGAAACATTCGGAGAAGTTGATATTTCAGATGCTTAATTTGTTTGCTGAGTTCATTCAAAATCCAAGTAACAAAGCTAATGATAACACTAAAGAAAAGTTTGCCACCACAAGTGTTGTTAATCCTTTACAAT GTGCAAACGTTAAGACTCGTTGTAATGCCAATGATGCTTCTGCATCAAAGCCTACTGCTATTGATGCAATTTTTGGTGTTTTGAATTGTCCTACACCAG GTTTTGTTTTATCCACACCTGGACTTATTACGAAGCGGAATTTGGACATGAATGATGTTTCATCTGCTCATG ATTGCCATATCATGAAAAAGCTTAAACCATTGCCCCACCCAAAGAAGATGGCCGGTAAATCTCTTCTCTTTGACCTTGACCCATGTGGAAACGACGTGGACACAACTGTTCATGTTAACAAATGTCGCAAAGAGGTTTGTATTCCTGCTGCTATTTGA
- the LOC120674787 gene encoding uncharacterized protein LOC120674787 → MSDSDDYSYIERCFNGAASVLPLPLCELLFFPVLYCEHWFLFVVDLKQKIFLFLDSYFSKDDDYLVLTRRKLIPRFCHAWDMFVGSNVDFQHFKIVYPRVPKQSNTYVYVLMLFIFIDFYDIFQNLIV, encoded by the exons ATGAGCGACTCTGATGACTATTCATACATAGAAAGATGCTTCAATGGAGCTGCTTCTGTGCTCCCTTTGCCTCTGTGTGAACTG CTCTTCTTTCCAGTGTTATATTGTGAGCATTGGTTCTTATTTGTTGTTGATTTGAAGCAAAAAATATTTCTATTTCTTGATTCTTATTTCTCCAAGGATGATGATTATTTAGTTCTCACAAGAAGGAAACTT ATACCCAGGTTTTGTCATGCATGGGATATGTTTGTTGGTTCTAATGTTGATTTTCAACATTTCAAGATTGTGTACCCTCGTGTTCCAAAACAGAGCAATACATATGTTTATGTTCTTATGCTTTTTATCTTCATTGATTTCTATGACATTTTTCAAAATCTTATAGTTTGA
- the LOC120674788 gene encoding uncharacterized protein LOC120674788, with product MVITTSRIGEETTDYTYGNTFAKSNVPSNECDNTSNKEASTLNCNSEIENLDPTEEELEEHWYIDLFKRIEHSEEGMRQQIHGEREEEDEQEQEDVVNNTNKNTSQDQQTEQLEEEDVENFLENERIASSQEKVSEIDLQ from the exons ATGGTGATTACAACAAGCAGGATAGGTGAAGAAACAACTGATTATACATATGGCAACACATTTGCCAAATCGAATGTGCCATCAAACGAGTGTGACAACACAAGCAACAAAGAGGCAAGCACATTGAACTGCAACAGTGAG ATTGAAAATTTGGATCCTACCGAGGAAGAACTTGAGGAACACTGGTACATCGACCTATTCAAGCGTATAGAACATAGTGAG GAAGGCATGAGGCAGCAAATACAtggagaaagagaagaagaagatgaacaagaacaagaagatgtTGTGAACAATACAAACAAAAATACTTCTCAAGATCAGCAAACAGAACAACTTGAAGAGGAAGATGTTGAAAACTTCTTGGAAAATGAAAGAATAGCATCAAGTCAGGAGAAAGTTTCAGAAATAG ATTTGCAATAG
- the LOC120676893 gene encoding uncharacterized protein LOC120676893, translating to MIMSAGAHAGALPPPAPAERGTTVADLTEETLRAILRRLAPADLLRAALACHRWRRAASRALPRAPPLLGYFFHPLNPAEPPPSPTSDKTHHPAVFVPLDAASPLLSLKLNPNAARGLSIQDVHLGLVLLVHHPRPQSLLPRILAVDPASSRRVLLPPPPRGALPGDRWSGGRSVIGVAVLSRAHPSRLSFDAVCITVDGDLPRAWVATVRDGDCAWRALPRAEGVIVDFDPWWFEARCVHAAGNIYWHICNSSRLLQLDPRTLEFSFMPVPAVLGDHHNKYRVGEMPEDGRLCMASILEDDDLQIWVRGKARCSDRGWLMEREMCITKVLDTVPGLPKDPMSRVICTWLSDVDYAHTGKVFIKTWGYGRYSFHMETGKLERLAMEDGKEYGDPMYAYTLAWPPEFLAPQDELSG from the exons ATGATCATGAGTGCAGGCGCTCATGCCGGCGccctccctccgccggcgcccgcggagaGGGGGACGACGGTCGCCGACCTCACGGAGGAAACCCTCCGCgccatcctccgccgcctcgcccccgCCGACCTCCTCCGCGCGGCGCTCGCCTGCCACCGCTGGCGCCGGGCCGCCTCCCGGGccctcccgcgcgcgccgcccctcctcggctACTTCTTCCACCCGCTGAACCCGGCCGAGCCGCCCCCCTCGCCGACGTCGGACAAGACCCACCACCCTGCCGTCTTCGTCCCGCTCGACGCCGCCTCCCCGCTCCTCTCCCTCAAGCTCAATCCCAACGCCGCCCGCGGCCTCTCCATCCAGGACGTCCACCTCGGTCTCGTCCTCCTTGTCCACCACCCGCGCCCCCAGTCGCTCCTGCCCCGCATCCTCGCCGTCGACCCGGCGTCGAGCCGCCgcgtgctgctcccgccgccgccgcgcggcgcgctGCCCGGCGACCGCTGGAGCGGCGGCAGGAGCGTCATCGGCGTCGCCGTGCTCTCGCGCGCGCACCCGAGCAGGCTCTCCTTCGACGCCGTCTGCATCACCGTCGACGGCGACCTCCCGCGCGCCTGGGTCGCGACCGTCCGCGACGGCGACTGTGCCTGGCGCGCGCTGCCGCGGGCGGAGGGGGTCATCGTCGACTTCGACCCGTGGTGGTTCGAGGCCCGCTGCGTGCACGCGGCTGGGAACATCTACTGGCACATCTGCAACTCCAGCCGCCTGCTCCAGCTGGATCCTCGCACGCTGGAGTTCTCTTTCATGCCGGTGCCTGCCGTCCTGGGGGACCACCACAACAAGTACCGCGTCGGGGAGATGCCGGAGGACGGCCGTCTGTGCATGGCATCGATCTTGGAGGACGACGATCTGCAGATCTGGGTGCGTGGAAAGGCCAGGTGCAGCGATAGGGGATGGTTGATGGAGAGGGAGATGTGCATAACCAAGGTGCTCGACACCGTGCCTGGGCTTCCCAAGGACCCAATGAGTCGCGTGATCTGCACCTGGCTCAGCGATGTCGACTATGCCCACACCGGGAAGGTTTTCATCAAGACATGGGGATATGGGCGCTACTCGTTCCATATGGAGACTGGCAAGCTGGAGCGCTTGGCGATGGAAGATGGCAAGGAGTACGGGGACCCCATGTATGCCTACACCTTGGCATGGCCACCTGAGTTCCTCGCTCCACAAGATGAACTTTCCG GGTAG